From Amycolatopsis sp. YIM 10, the proteins below share one genomic window:
- a CDS encoding polysaccharide deacetylase, translated as MDPQPWQWPEQTWRGHVDAVRAGRRLVPAAWPGGARVAVALSFDSDHETIPLRDGETSPGRLAQGEYGARVGAGRVLELLAEHGLPATFFMPAVSALLHPAEAKDYASGPHEIGVHGWIHERNTLLSEADERELVRRSLDTLAELTGTRPVGIRTPSWDFSSSTLDIIRELGFAYDSSLMADDEPYEIIARGEPTGLVEIPVDWIRDDAPYFTMDRYGSVRPYTRPRDVLEIWTDEFDAAYRAGGVFQLTMHPHVIGHRSRLVVLRELIDHIRAHRDVWFTTHADLAAAVRDIPGGTP; from the coding sequence ATGGACCCCCAGCCATGGCAGTGGCCGGAGCAGACCTGGCGCGGTCACGTCGACGCGGTGCGCGCCGGACGGCGGCTCGTCCCGGCGGCGTGGCCCGGCGGCGCCCGCGTCGCGGTCGCGCTGTCCTTCGACTCCGATCACGAGACGATTCCGTTGCGGGACGGGGAAACCAGCCCCGGCAGGCTCGCGCAGGGCGAGTACGGCGCGCGGGTCGGCGCCGGGCGCGTGCTGGAGCTGCTCGCCGAGCACGGCCTCCCGGCCACCTTCTTCATGCCCGCGGTATCGGCGCTGCTGCACCCGGCCGAGGCGAAGGACTACGCGAGCGGTCCGCACGAAATCGGCGTGCACGGCTGGATCCACGAGCGCAACACGCTGCTGTCCGAAGCGGACGAACGCGAGCTGGTCCGCCGTTCGCTGGACACCCTCGCCGAGCTGACCGGCACGCGACCGGTCGGCATCCGCACACCGTCGTGGGACTTCTCCTCGTCCACTTTGGACATCATCAGGGAGCTGGGTTTTGCCTACGACTCCTCGCTGATGGCCGACGACGAGCCGTACGAGATCATCGCCCGAGGTGAGCCGACCGGCCTGGTGGAGATCCCGGTCGACTGGATCAGGGACGACGCGCCGTACTTCACCATGGACCGCTACGGCTCGGTGCGGCCCTACACCCGGCCGCGCGACGTGCTGGAGATCTGGACCGACGAGTTCGACGCGGCCTACCGCGCGGGCGGGGTGTTCCAGCTGACGATGCACCCGCACGTGATCGGCCACCGTTCCCGCCTGGTCGTGCTGCGCGAGCTGATCGACCACATCCGCGCCCATCGCGACGTCTGGTTCACCACGCACGCCGACCTCGCCGCCGCCGTGCGCGACATCCCGGGAGGCACGCCGTGA
- a CDS encoding Lrp/AsnC family transcriptional regulator, producing the protein MVIDELDRRIIGALQLNGRAPWSAIARWAGASETTVQRRFAALHERGLVHVVGVIDLDRTAAGSSMLVRVQARPGKGWELAEQLAARPEARFLAVVTGSADLIVDFVAHDNDELLRLLFTDLPGAGLITGTDSVAVIRTFTTAPMWDTGLLPPEAAEDLRPGHLPPYERDDWNTPPRRPSELERAVAEELAADGRLPVSTIARRLGRSESSAARALERLVATGSLQFRTLVEPGLLGYAVEFMLWLSIHPGKLNEAGRCLARHPGTKFLAASTGRFNLVGQMVLPSTADLFRYTDEVIGRLPGLTASDVTLHLATLKRAWTRVDRSR; encoded by the coding sequence ATGGTGATCGACGAACTGGACCGGCGCATCATCGGCGCGCTCCAGCTCAACGGCCGGGCGCCGTGGAGTGCGATCGCGCGCTGGGCCGGGGCCAGTGAGACCACCGTGCAGCGCCGGTTCGCCGCGTTGCACGAACGCGGGCTGGTGCACGTGGTCGGCGTGATCGACCTGGACCGCACCGCGGCCGGGTCCTCGATGCTGGTGCGTGTGCAGGCCAGGCCGGGCAAGGGCTGGGAACTGGCCGAGCAGCTGGCCGCCCGTCCAGAGGCGCGGTTCCTCGCCGTGGTCACCGGCTCGGCCGACCTGATCGTCGACTTCGTCGCACACGACAACGACGAACTGCTCCGGTTGCTGTTCACCGACCTGCCGGGGGCCGGCCTGATCACCGGTACCGACAGCGTCGCGGTGATCCGCACCTTCACCACCGCGCCGATGTGGGACACCGGCCTGCTGCCGCCCGAAGCCGCCGAGGACCTGCGACCCGGGCACCTGCCGCCGTACGAGCGCGACGACTGGAACACCCCGCCGCGGCGGCCGAGCGAGCTGGAACGCGCGGTCGCCGAGGAACTGGCCGCCGACGGCAGGCTCCCGGTCAGCACCATCGCCCGGCGACTGGGGCGCAGCGAGTCCAGTGCGGCCAGGGCGCTGGAGCGGCTGGTGGCCACCGGCAGCCTCCAGTTCCGCACGCTGGTCGAACCGGGACTGCTCGGCTACGCGGTGGAGTTCATGCTCTGGCTGTCGATCCACCCCGGCAAGCTCAACGAGGCGGGCCGCTGCCTGGCGCGGCATCCCGGCACCAAGTTCCTGGCCGCGTCCACCGGCCGCTTCAACCTGGTCGGCCAGATGGTGCTGCCGAGCACCGCCGACCTGTTCCGCTACACCGACGAGGTGATCGGCAGGCTGCCCGGCCTGACCGCCTCCGACGTCACCCTCCACCTTGCCACGCTCAAGCGCGCGTGGACCAGGGTCGACCGTTCCCGGTGA
- a CDS encoding helix-turn-helix domain-containing protein, whose amino-acid sequence MSPTADPTTTVVARDFTDFRAAVSQSFVPLRVTSDHSDQFRGRIRSCGADDVRLSEVTASAHVVERTPELIAMADRHYYKLSLILAGTGLLVQDDRQALLRPGDVALYDTHRPYSLVFEEDFRTLVVMFPQRLIDLPRDLVGQLTAVRMSGKRGMGNVVVPFLAQLGTNLDQLGGPAGVRLAHTAVDLLATLFATELDLARATAGPHHELMRRVLAYIDANLSSTDLGPAQIAAEHYISTRHLHGLFHEQGTTVSGWIRTRRLEHCRRELLDPVHAARPVAAIAAKWGFVDAPHFSRVFKTEFGCSPSELRRGLTVSDRFLPPSA is encoded by the coding sequence GTGTCCCCCACCGCCGACCCGACCACCACCGTGGTCGCCCGCGATTTCACCGACTTCCGCGCGGCGGTCTCGCAGTCGTTCGTCCCGTTGCGGGTGACCAGCGACCACAGCGACCAGTTCCGCGGGCGCATCCGCTCCTGCGGCGCCGACGACGTGCGGTTGTCCGAGGTGACCGCCTCGGCGCACGTGGTCGAGCGCACCCCGGAGCTGATCGCCATGGCCGACCGGCACTACTACAAGCTGAGCCTGATCCTGGCCGGGACCGGGCTGCTGGTGCAGGACGACCGGCAGGCTCTGCTGCGTCCCGGTGACGTCGCGCTCTACGACACGCACCGCCCGTACTCGCTGGTGTTCGAAGAGGACTTCCGCACGCTGGTGGTGATGTTCCCGCAGCGGCTGATCGATCTGCCCCGCGACCTGGTCGGCCAGCTCACCGCGGTCCGCATGTCCGGCAAGCGGGGCATGGGCAACGTGGTGGTGCCGTTCCTCGCCCAGCTCGGCACCAATCTCGACCAGCTCGGCGGACCGGCCGGGGTCCGGCTCGCGCACACCGCGGTGGACCTGCTCGCCACCCTGTTCGCCACCGAACTGGATCTCGCGCGCGCCACCGCCGGGCCGCACCACGAGCTGATGCGCCGGGTGCTCGCCTACATCGACGCGAACCTGTCCTCCACCGATCTCGGCCCGGCGCAGATCGCCGCCGAGCACTACATCTCCACCCGGCACCTGCACGGCTTGTTCCACGAGCAGGGCACCACGGTCTCCGGCTGGATCCGCACCCGGCGCCTGGAGCACTGCCGACGCGAACTGCTCGATCCCGTGCACGCCGCGCGTCCGGTCGCGGCCATCGCGGCCAAATGGGGCTTTGTCGACGCGCCGCACTTCAGTCGCGTGTTCAAGACCGAGTTCGGCTGCTCGCCGAGTGAACTACGACGCGGCTTGACCGTGAGCGACCGGTTCTTGCCGCCCAGCGCGTGA
- a CDS encoding MoaF C-terminal domain-containing protein → MPGTPEEQWRTYDEFAAGIATYRLPDADLSGRELTVALDDGTTLALRFDDAETATCNGIKDPYDAVAVREDVFFVNFPRTSVEGEALTVVFSTTTHRALAVRSVIGAEDVEGVPRVSQTFFSATTDAGPPSGEAPGPSRDLIGKRNLYRYSPDHLYEHVYVSSQRYAWQCLEGVQRGHGDMDLSTVWKFSDGLYLFCFREFRIAVASVWLHDLGYGLRTTGVFLGLTGDGRSEHSRAGGHIYPLGTVAYPDAQPV, encoded by the coding sequence ATGCCCGGAACGCCAGAGGAACAGTGGCGCACCTATGACGAGTTCGCCGCCGGAATAGCCACCTACCGCCTGCCGGACGCGGACCTGTCCGGCCGCGAGCTGACCGTCGCGCTCGACGACGGCACCACGCTCGCGCTGCGGTTCGACGACGCGGAAACGGCCACCTGCAACGGGATCAAGGACCCGTACGACGCGGTGGCCGTGCGCGAAGACGTCTTCTTCGTGAATTTCCCGCGCACCAGCGTGGAAGGTGAAGCGCTCACCGTCGTCTTCTCCACGACCACGCATCGCGCGCTGGCCGTGCGGTCGGTCATCGGGGCCGAGGACGTCGAAGGAGTTCCCCGGGTTTCGCAGACGTTCTTCTCGGCCACCACCGACGCGGGACCGCCGTCCGGTGAAGCACCCGGGCCGTCGCGGGACCTGATCGGCAAGCGCAACCTCTACCGGTACAGCCCGGATCACCTGTACGAGCACGTGTACGTGTCCTCGCAACGCTACGCCTGGCAGTGCCTCGAAGGCGTGCAGCGCGGCCACGGCGACATGGACCTGTCGACGGTGTGGAAGTTCTCCGACGGGCTCTACCTGTTCTGCTTCCGCGAGTTCCGGATCGCGGTGGCCAGCGTGTGGCTGCACGACCTCGGTTACGGCCTGCGGACCACCGGCGTCTTCCTCGGCCTGACCGGTGACGGCCGGTCCGAGCACTCGCGGGCCGGCGGGCACATCTACCCGCTCGGCACCGTCGCCTATCCCGACGCGCAACCGGTTTGA
- a CDS encoding nuclear transport factor 2 family protein, translating into MSNVDIIAAHYDASDQGDLAGMLAPLGPETTWTEAAGFPYAGTYVGPEEVRENVFDAIARDWDDYAFTLTELLDAGDAVVGLGSYQGKHRVTGRSFTARVAHVWKFDGGKLTSFEQIVDSAPVVRAAGER; encoded by the coding sequence ATGTCCAATGTAGACATCATCGCGGCGCACTACGACGCCAGCGACCAAGGCGACCTGGCCGGCATGCTGGCCCCGCTCGGCCCGGAGACCACCTGGACCGAGGCCGCCGGTTTCCCCTACGCCGGAACGTATGTCGGCCCTGAGGAAGTCCGGGAGAACGTCTTCGACGCGATCGCGCGGGACTGGGACGACTACGCCTTCACCCTCACCGAACTGCTCGACGCGGGTGACGCGGTGGTCGGACTCGGTTCGTACCAAGGAAAGCACCGGGTGACCGGGCGCTCGTTCACCGCCCGCGTCGCGCACGTGTGGAAGTTCGACGGCGGCAAGCTCACGAGCTTCGAGCAGATCGTCGACTCCGCCCCGGTGGTCCGCGCGGCCGGGGAGCGGTGA
- a CDS encoding ABC transporter substrate-binding protein has product MRRLGAVAAVVLLTATGCAGAESGSGGPIVVGSVNALSGAATFPEASQAAKAVFDAANASGGVNGRQIEYKALDDKGDPAAAAAAAREIVGGDEAVALVGSSSLIECEINAEYYEQQKILSMSGIGVDPACFSSPNIAPVNVGPYHDMTLSLLYGSEELGLTDICALLEIAGNTLPSYQAAIDEWSAITGKKLKYLDATVPYGGSDYTSYIVKARNAGCKAITVNPVEPDSIGQLKAAQAQGWTDVTWLLLTSVYSENYAKAISNAGAGVYVPAEFYPFTDAGSPQNKDWRELMTKNGIPLTSFSQGGYLAAKYFLDVVRGISGDVTRESVTKALREMRPISDPMVGTPYVFGPGETHHGNTAGWPIKLSSGTNRWELAADDWLRIPARN; this is encoded by the coding sequence ATGCGGCGCCTGGGTGCGGTGGCGGCCGTGGTCCTGCTGACCGCCACGGGCTGCGCGGGCGCGGAAAGTGGTTCCGGCGGGCCGATCGTGGTCGGTTCGGTCAACGCGCTCAGTGGTGCGGCCACCTTTCCCGAGGCCTCGCAGGCGGCGAAGGCGGTGTTCGACGCGGCCAACGCCAGTGGCGGGGTGAACGGCAGGCAGATCGAATACAAGGCGCTCGACGACAAGGGTGATCCGGCGGCGGCCGCGGCGGCCGCACGCGAGATCGTCGGCGGTGACGAGGCGGTGGCGCTGGTCGGTTCCTCCAGCCTGATCGAGTGCGAGATCAACGCCGAGTACTACGAGCAGCAGAAGATCCTGTCCATGTCCGGCATCGGCGTGGATCCGGCGTGCTTCTCCAGTCCCAACATCGCGCCGGTCAACGTGGGACCGTACCACGACATGACGCTGAGCCTGCTCTACGGCTCCGAGGAACTGGGGCTGACCGACATCTGCGCGCTGCTGGAGATCGCGGGCAACACGCTGCCGTCCTACCAGGCGGCGATCGACGAATGGTCGGCGATCACCGGCAAGAAGCTCAAGTACCTCGACGCCACCGTGCCCTACGGCGGTTCCGACTACACCTCCTACATCGTCAAGGCGCGCAACGCGGGCTGCAAGGCGATCACGGTGAACCCGGTCGAGCCGGATTCGATCGGGCAGCTCAAGGCCGCGCAGGCGCAGGGCTGGACCGACGTCACCTGGCTGTTGCTGACCAGCGTCTACAGCGAGAACTACGCCAAGGCCATCTCCAACGCCGGTGCCGGGGTGTACGTGCCCGCCGAGTTCTACCCGTTCACCGACGCCGGAAGCCCGCAGAACAAGGACTGGCGCGAACTGATGACCAAGAACGGGATCCCGCTGACCTCGTTCAGCCAGGGCGGTTACCTGGCGGCGAAGTACTTCCTCGACGTGGTCCGCGGCATCAGCGGCGACGTCACCCGCGAGTCGGTGACCAAGGCGCTGCGCGAGATGCGGCCGATCAGCGATCCGATGGTCGGCACGCCATACGTGTTCGGACCGGGCGAAACCCACCACGGCAACACCGCGGGCTGGCCGATCAAGCTCAGCTCCGGCACCAACCGCTGGGAACTGGCAGCCGACGACTGGCTGCGCATCCCCGCGCGAAACTAG
- a CDS encoding branched-chain amino acid ABC transporter permease, which produces MLQGALAGLAAGGLYAVLAVCLTLMSRLVRVVNFAQSATGMFGCYVAVFLSVQFGLPTWPATVAGIVLGGLLSALLGWIISTWLAEADTGTRSAVTVAVLLLLISLSFILFGNKPQPFHPILDGPALTVGGVVISQVTVVTVLLAALVAVASRLVLSRTSAGVELRALSERPTTAELLGIPAKRLSVAVWAATGVVSTLVVSIVAPSQSNDATSLAMLVVPAAAAALLGGFRRLDLAVAGGLVLGLVQGAAAQVDGLSVARYFLPFAVIVALLLWSQRKEVWDAAR; this is translated from the coding sequence ATGCTGCAGGGCGCACTCGCCGGCCTGGCCGCGGGCGGGCTGTACGCGGTGCTCGCGGTCTGCCTGACGTTGATGTCGCGGCTGGTGCGGGTGGTCAACTTCGCCCAGTCCGCGACCGGCATGTTCGGCTGTTACGTGGCCGTGTTCCTGTCCGTCCAGTTCGGACTTCCGACGTGGCCGGCCACGGTGGCGGGCATCGTGCTGGGCGGGCTGCTCAGCGCACTGCTCGGCTGGATCATCTCCACCTGGCTCGCCGAGGCGGACACCGGCACCCGGTCGGCGGTCACCGTGGCGGTGCTGCTCCTGCTGATCTCGTTGTCGTTCATCCTGTTCGGCAACAAGCCGCAGCCGTTCCACCCGATCCTGGACGGACCGGCGCTGACCGTCGGCGGCGTGGTGATCAGCCAGGTCACCGTGGTCACCGTGCTGCTGGCCGCGCTGGTCGCGGTGGCCAGCAGGCTGGTGCTGAGCCGGACCTCCGCCGGGGTCGAGCTGCGGGCGCTGTCCGAACGCCCGACCACCGCCGAACTGCTGGGCATTCCGGCGAAACGGCTCAGCGTCGCGGTGTGGGCGGCCACCGGCGTGGTGAGCACGCTGGTGGTGTCGATCGTGGCGCCGTCTCAGTCCAACGACGCGACCTCGCTGGCGATGCTGGTGGTGCCCGCGGCCGCGGCGGCGCTGCTGGGCGGGTTCCGGCGGCTCGACCTGGCGGTGGCCGGTGGCCTGGTGCTCGGTCTGGTACAGGGCGCCGCCGCGCAGGTCGACGGATTGTCGGTGGCGCGGTACTTCCTGCCGTTCGCCGTGATCGTGGCGCTGCTGCTGTGGTCGCAGCGCAAGGAGGTGTGGGATGCGGCTCGTTGA
- a CDS encoding ATP-binding cassette domain-containing protein — protein sequence MRLVERALPFAVAAVAVAVGYALSVGLDGYFVYLGMSAIVAGISLLGLGVVTGSAGMISLCQLTFGAVGAWVVSALNAAGAPGGFLVWLLLGGLAAGLVGVLVGLPALRLRGINLAAVTLGLAAAADLTLVQLQFPGVASGLSVDRPDAFADDRSYFLLAVVVLVLCCLAVHFLRRGRWGSGWQAVAFSERGTAAAGASVRTSKLTAFAVSATLGGISGGLLTGQVGLAFPASFTAIQSLALYVLAIMSGAHLIDMAVFGAVLWVGVPELLKRWGIPQDWGFVVFGLLGIQALTSGGNLGTAVRRLWYRRSGTPTKLDLTDNLTTPEPVSPGPPILVVRELSVRFGEVTALSSVDIEVPEHGVLGVIGPNGAGKSTLVDAISGFLTNAEGSVELDGRPLTGSPSKRARAGLRRTFQQDRVPPGLRVESYLRFVARRRLSSAEIADALDFFGCPPARTPLSQVDAGARRLVEVVGHLLARPRVLLLDEPAAGLPHSEHVAFGERLRQVPARFGVSVLLIEHDLELVRSVCDTITVLDFGRVLAAGPQAEVLADPAVLKAYMGETELL from the coding sequence ATGCGGCTCGTTGAACGCGCGCTGCCGTTCGCGGTGGCCGCGGTGGCCGTCGCGGTCGGGTACGCGCTGAGCGTCGGGCTCGACGGCTACTTCGTCTACCTGGGCATGAGCGCGATCGTCGCGGGGATCTCGTTGCTCGGGCTCGGGGTGGTCACCGGCAGCGCGGGCATGATCTCGTTGTGCCAGCTGACCTTCGGCGCGGTCGGCGCCTGGGTGGTCTCGGCGTTGAACGCGGCCGGAGCACCCGGCGGGTTCCTGGTGTGGCTGCTGCTCGGCGGGCTCGCCGCCGGGTTGGTCGGGGTGCTGGTCGGGCTCCCGGCGTTGCGGTTGCGCGGGATCAACCTCGCCGCGGTCACCCTCGGCCTTGCCGCCGCGGCCGACCTCACCCTGGTGCAGCTCCAGTTCCCCGGCGTCGCTTCGGGCCTCTCGGTCGATCGCCCCGACGCCTTTGCGGACGACCGGTCGTACTTTTTGCTTGCCGTGGTGGTCCTGGTGCTCTGCTGCCTGGCGGTGCACTTCCTGCGGCGCGGACGCTGGGGCAGCGGCTGGCAGGCGGTGGCCTTCTCCGAACGCGGGACGGCGGCGGCCGGGGCGAGCGTGCGCACCTCGAAGCTGACGGCGTTCGCGGTGAGCGCCACGCTCGGCGGTATCAGCGGCGGCCTGCTCACCGGTCAGGTCGGGCTGGCGTTCCCGGCCAGCTTCACCGCGATCCAGTCGCTCGCGCTGTACGTGCTGGCGATCATGTCCGGTGCGCACCTGATCGACATGGCGGTGTTCGGTGCCGTGCTCTGGGTCGGCGTGCCGGAACTGCTCAAACGCTGGGGAATCCCGCAGGACTGGGGTTTCGTGGTGTTCGGCCTGCTCGGCATCCAGGCGCTGACCAGCGGCGGAAACCTCGGCACCGCGGTGCGCCGACTGTGGTACCGACGCTCCGGTACCCCCACCAAACTCGACCTGACCGACAACCTGACCACCCCCGAACCGGTCTCGCCAGGCCCGCCGATACTGGTGGTGCGGGAGCTGAGCGTCCGTTTCGGCGAGGTCACCGCCCTGTCCTCAGTGGACATCGAAGTCCCGGAACACGGCGTACTGGGCGTGATCGGCCCGAACGGCGCGGGAAAGTCCACCCTGGTCGACGCGATCAGCGGCTTCCTGACAAACGCCGAGGGCAGCGTCGAACTGGACGGCAGACCCTTGACCGGCTCACCGTCGAAGCGAGCACGGGCCGGGCTGCGCCGCACGTTCCAGCAGGACCGCGTGCCACCGGGCTTACGCGTGGAGTCGTACTTGCGGTTCGTGGCCAGGCGGCGGCTCAGCTCCGCCGAGATCGCCGACGCACTGGACTTCTTCGGCTGCCCTCCCGCACGCACGCCACTGTCCCAAGTGGACGCCGGGGCCCGCAGGCTGGTCGAAGTGGTCGGGCACCTGCTGGCCAGGCCGCGGGTGCTGCTGCTCGACGAACCGGCGGCCGGTTTGCCGCACTCCGAGCACGTGGCCTTCGGGGAACGCCTGCGGCAGGTGCCGGCGCGGTTCGGTGTGTCGGTCCTGCTCATCGAGCACGATCTCGAGCTGGTGCGCTCGGTGTGCGACACGATCACCGTGCTCGACTTCGGCCGGGTGCTGGCGGCCGGACCGCAGGCCGAGGTACTGGCCGATCCGGCGGTGCTCAAGGCGTACATGGGTGAAACGGAGCTGCTGTGA
- a CDS encoding ABC transporter ATP-binding protein, producing the protein MNALRVTNLTVTRGAGPVISEVGFTLEPGHITALVGPNGAGKTSLLEAISGVVPATSGTVHIGADDVTKQSRVARARRGLAHIEQGRAVFGGLTVLENLMLTARTRPRADELFGVFPELAKRRDSPAALLSGGEQQMVVLARAFAARPSFLLIDEMSLGLAPVVFTRLLPMVTRFAAEGAAILLVEQFTHLALGVARDALVVSSGRVTYSGDAATLLDSPDTLHTAYLGGS; encoded by the coding sequence GTGAACGCTTTGCGGGTAACGAACCTGACGGTCACGCGGGGCGCGGGCCCGGTGATCTCCGAGGTGGGCTTCACCCTGGAGCCGGGGCACATCACCGCCCTCGTCGGCCCGAACGGTGCCGGGAAAACAAGCCTGCTCGAGGCCATCTCCGGCGTGGTGCCAGCAACTTCCGGCACCGTCCACATCGGAGCCGACGACGTCACCAAGCAGTCCAGGGTAGCCCGCGCCAGACGCGGCCTGGCCCACATCGAGCAGGGCCGCGCGGTGTTCGGCGGACTCACCGTGCTGGAGAACCTGATGCTCACCGCACGCACCCGCCCCCGCGCGGACGAACTGTTCGGCGTCTTCCCGGAACTCGCCAAACGCCGCGACTCCCCCGCCGCCCTGCTCAGCGGCGGCGAACAGCAGATGGTCGTCCTGGCCCGCGCGTTCGCCGCCCGCCCGTCCTTCCTGCTGATCGACGAAATGTCACTGGGCCTGGCCCCGGTCGTGTTCACCCGCCTGCTCCCCATGGTCACCCGCTTCGCCGCGGAAGGCGCCGCAATCCTGTTGGTGGAGCAGTTCACCCACCTGGCCCTCGGCGTCGCACGCGACGCACTGGTCGTCTCCTCCGGCCGAGTCACCTACTCCGGCGACGCCGCCACCCTGCTCGACTCCCCCGACACCCTGCACACCGCCTACCTCGGCGGCTCGTAA
- a CDS encoding SDR family NAD(P)-dependent oxidoreductase, which yields MDGKVVAITGGGTGIGAAVARRYSSEGARVVVLGRRRAPLEAVAAETGAHVIACDASDRSDAESAAAEIIGRFGRLDVVVANAGGHGLSSVTDTGDEEWELALRSNLSSAFVFCRATLPLLVESGGQVVIVSSLAGLFAGPNVAGYTVAKHALIGLTRTIARDYGPRGVRANAVCPGWVRTPMADGEMDQFAAAAGFEGGHAEGYRRVTEEVPLRRAAEPEEIASIVRFLGSSESSYVTGAVVVADGGAHVVDLPTLAFERAGM from the coding sequence TTGGACGGCAAGGTAGTCGCGATCACGGGTGGCGGTACCGGCATCGGCGCGGCGGTGGCCCGGCGGTATTCGTCCGAGGGCGCGCGGGTGGTGGTGCTCGGCAGGCGCCGCGCGCCGTTGGAGGCGGTGGCCGCGGAGACCGGAGCGCACGTGATCGCCTGCGACGCCAGCGACCGGTCCGATGCGGAGAGCGCGGCCGCGGAGATCATCGGCCGGTTCGGCAGGCTGGACGTGGTGGTGGCGAACGCGGGCGGGCACGGGTTGTCGTCGGTGACCGACACCGGTGACGAGGAATGGGAGCTGGCGCTGCGGTCCAATTTGTCCAGTGCGTTTGTGTTCTGCCGGGCCACGTTGCCATTGTTGGTGGAAAGTGGTGGCCAGGTGGTGATCGTCTCGTCGCTGGCGGGATTGTTCGCCGGGCCGAACGTGGCGGGGTACACCGTGGCCAAGCACGCTCTGATCGGCCTGACCCGGACGATCGCCAGGGACTACGGTCCGCGCGGGGTGCGGGCGAACGCGGTCTGCCCTGGTTGGGTGCGCACGCCGATGGCGGACGGTGAGATGGACCAGTTCGCTGCCGCGGCGGGGTTCGAGGGTGGTCATGCGGAGGGATATCGGCGGGTCACGGAGGAAGTGCCGTTGCGCCGAGCCGCGGAGCCGGAGGAAATCGCTTCCATTGTGCGGTTTCTGGGGTCGTCCGAGTCTTCGTATGTAACCGGTGCGGTGGTGGTGGCGGACGGGGGAGCGCATGTGGTGGATCTGCCTACGTTGGCGTTCGAGCGGGCTGGGATGTAG
- a CDS encoding SDR family NAD(P)-dependent oxidoreductase, whose protein sequence is MRLDLAGKVVLVTGAASGIGLACVRALLAEGALVGAVDRSPVPELGGDCLAARADVTDEASVAAAVEAVTGRFGGLDVAVGCAGISGPVGTQLAATSAEAFGAVLAVNVTGQFLLVKHAAPWLTAAGGAVVLLASDSAFTSAPGMAPYCASKGAVVALTRALSVDLPGVRVNCVCPSVVDTPMARTDLGTALDSPAFPVQAPEDVASQVLFLASARSRTINGQAVLADFGVSARSGFPA, encoded by the coding sequence ATGCGACTGGATCTCGCGGGCAAGGTCGTGCTGGTGACGGGCGCGGCCTCCGGCATCGGACTGGCCTGCGTGCGGGCGCTCCTGGCGGAAGGGGCGCTGGTCGGCGCGGTGGATCGATCCCCGGTGCCGGAGTTGGGCGGCGATTGCCTGGCTGCGCGCGCGGACGTGACTGATGAGGCGTCCGTGGCCGCCGCGGTGGAAGCGGTGACCGGGCGGTTCGGCGGGCTCGACGTGGCCGTCGGCTGCGCCGGGATCTCCGGTCCGGTCGGCACCCAGCTCGCCGCGACTTCGGCCGAGGCGTTCGGCGCGGTGCTCGCGGTCAACGTCACCGGGCAGTTCCTGCTGGTCAAGCACGCGGCCCCGTGGCTGACCGCGGCCGGTGGCGCGGTGGTGCTCCTGGCCAGCGACTCCGCCTTCACCAGTGCACCGGGTATGGCGCCCTATTGTGCGTCGAAGGGTGCGGTGGTCGCGTTGACCAGAGCCCTTTCGGTCGACCTGCCCGGGGTGCGGGTCAACTGCGTGTGCCCGTCCGTTGTGGACACTCCGATGGCACGCACCGATCTCGGCACGGCGCTCGACTCGCCGGCGTTCCCGGTGCAGGCGCCCGAAGACGTCGCGTCGCAAGTGTTGTTCCTGGCTTCCGCGCGGTCGCGGACGATCAACGGCCAGGCCGTGCTCGCCGATTTCGGCGTGTCCGCGCGGTCCGGTTTTCCCGCCTAG